The following DNA comes from Papaver somniferum cultivar HN1 chromosome 4, ASM357369v1, whole genome shotgun sequence.
cttattgttTTCTGGAAAAAATTTGTTTTATGTAGCTTCTTGCTGGGCTAGTTAAACCGACATCAGGATCCATTCATATTCAAAAATATGATAAAGACGGGATCCCAAATCAAGCTCCTGAACTATTGCCTCCTGAAAGAGTTGGCATTGTTTTTCAGTTTCCTGAGAGGTATGTATGAAGCTCTTCAATCTATTCCTTTTACACTGGAAACTTGATGGTATGATCAATTTCAGACCCCAATATGATAGATAGAGAATAATTACACAAGTAGAATAAACGAACTAAACGATTGCAATGGACACGTTTATCTAGAGTATTACAACGTTTTCCTTCAAGGTATTTTCTGCCCTAGAGTTatactcttcttcttccattcctCTAGAATTTACTTACTAGTATTTCTCTAGTATTTTCCTTCTCTGCCTACAAGTACTCATCTGTAACTTATTTATAGGTTAGAGGTACTTCTAAGTGTTAGTCATTCTAGGAAAAGAAACTTCCCTATGTTTGTAATCTTCTGAAAATGGAACTCCTAAGTTTTCCTTCTAGGATTAGGAAACTACTTCTAGAATTACTTGGAGACTAATTCTTTTGGATGTTTAACCTCGGTATAGGGTATTTTGACAGGCCTACACCTAAAAACGGATCATTATGTCATGCAATCCTCCTGATTCATAGTAACATTTACAAAATGGCGGAGGACATGTGCGTGTTAGAAAAATTAGTGTGTGAGGTGCTATGATCCCACCATGTAAGATTTTGACTTGATCAAGGTAAAAGTAATCTGCGTGGTAATTATAAGTCGAAATTAGGGATTGAACAGTTGGAAAGCTATTGATCATAGATTATTTTGTAACTTTGGTGGAATACGAAGAGTTAAAGCACAAGTCTTGCTTTATCTTGAAATGCACAAAGGGAAGAAAGATAGGAAATTAATTGGAAAACCGAAGATTTCTTGTTTCATCAGAAACTTGATGTCTTCTCCATGAAAGTGATTGGATTCCATCGGGTATGTGCTGGGCCTTGTGACCATTTTGGTTTTTACATTTGAAGGCTCAACACTCAACAGAGGATACTTGGTCTTAGGTTCTCAGCCAATATCAAGGACTTCTGCTTGGAGCATTATTCATTTTCCTTGATTACTTTATTGTGTCTGAAGTGAAcctgttttttttatctttctatttTCTGAGTCCCTTATTTTACCTTCTATAAACATTATGAATTAGGTACTTCTTGGCTGACACTGTGCTTGAAGAAGTTACATTTGGGTGGCCAAGGCAGAAAGGAAGTGTTCAAGTGAAAGAACAGCTTGCCTTGAGACTCCAACGAGCTATTACTTCGGTAATTACAACATTTAGACCATAACCAGTTTATTCCGGTTAATTGAATTCCACTATCCCTTTGATTTCCTTTTTATaagttttttaataaaaatttcaGTTCTGCACATGTTTTTTGAATTTATCAAATGTTAGGTTGGAATGAACGGGATCTCCTTGGATGAAGATCCCCACGCTCTTAGTGGTGGCTACAAACGCCGACTTGCTTTAGCAATTCAACTAGTAAGAAGCATATCTTTTGTTTTCAGAGTTGCAATCTTCAAGCTTTAACTTAATGGGCAGTGCTGAACTCGTTTGTATGGCCATGGTTTATTCAGGTACAAGTCCCAGACTTGTTGATACTTGATGAGCCTCTCGCAGGTCTTGGTAGGAGTTTTTCTGTTATCCCGCCTTCTCTGTGTTTTTCAAGTCATATGAAAAACCGCTACTCACCTTATTTATTCGGTTTCTCGCAACAAATGCCAAATTGGAAGAACAGATTGGAAGGCACGAGCAGATGTTGTGAAGTTACTAAAGCATCTAAAAAAGGAACTAACGTTACTTGTCGTGAGCCATGACCTCAAGTAAGTTGTCTACTTTGTATGGATTTTTCTTGTTTATATTGTCATGACAGTAGTACGTCTTGTGAATTTCATAATTAAGACATTCATTATCAATTCTGTTTTCATTTTTTCCCTTGGTGTCTTGTGGTTTTCACTGCATCTTTTTGATCTTGGTGTGGGAATATTCAGGGAGTTGTCAAACCTGGTTGACCAATCATGGAGGATGGAAATGGGTGGAGTTCTAAAGGAAGAACCTTTACCCATTTAAATTATTAATTGGTCCTGAATCTGGATTTTGTAATGTACTTCTCAATTGAATTCAACGGTACTATTGATAATATAATTTGACTGATTCATCTCTTACTTCTTAATGGTGATAATGCTATTATTATCTAAATCACTTCTCAAGGATTTCTATGTATATTATGTTGAATTGGTTTCGTCTGTTTGTTTCTCTATAAGCTTTACTCTCTCAGTATATAAATCCGGCACAAGTGACAATCACTAATTGTTTAGAACTTAACTATCAATGTGAAAATATTAAAGTATGATATCTTTGATTGTTTCAGAGTCAAGACTGCCCCAGTTTGTATAGCTGTATAAGTATCAgtaagagtagaagaagaagaagagcaatcaaacatttttttctttgttatggACACCTCATTCAGGGTCTCCTCCTCCATCATTtacttcttcttgtttttgtctTTAAGTAATACAGCAGTTTTCTCCACCTCTGTGGTGGTCGAGGCGTACGATCCATATGATCCAACCAGCAACATTACAGTCAAATGGGATGTCTTGAGCTGGACATCAGATGGTTATGTGGGAGTTGTTACTATCACAAACAATCAGATATACCGGACAGTGCAAAAGCCAGGTTGGAAGCTTGGCTGGACCTGGGCTGGACGTGAAGTTGTTTGGAGCATGGTTGGGGCTCAGGCCATTGACCAAGGGAACTGTTCTAGGTTCAAGGGCAACATCCCACATTCCTGCTTAAAGACACCTACCATGGTTGATCTGATGCCTGGCACTCCATTCAATCAACAGGTCAAGGATTGTTGTAAAGGAGGAACTTTAAGCACGAGATATCAAGATGTTCATAATTCAATGGCTAGCTTTCAGATCTCTGTTGGTAATGCAGGTACCTCGAATACAACGGTGCGCATGCCTAAGAAATTCACCTTCGTTGCTGGCCATGACAAATATACTTGCAGACCTGCCAAGACTGTGCCCTCTACAAGATTTATCACTTCGGATGGAAGGAGAATGACCAGAGCCTTCAGTGAGTAACCAAAATCCTATCTTCGTTTCTTTCTTAATCCATAAGTGTTCTTTACTGGCCTAACCCATCAATGAGCTTTTAAAATTGTCTTATATAAATTAGGACATAAAATCCAAAGAAATTAAACAAATTTCAAATTTAATCAAtaagttttttttaataaaaatatgtcAGTTCCTTTCCTTTTTTGCTCTGGATTTATAAAATGCCAGAGAGACTCTGCCTTTCCCTTTGTCCAAATGAATAATATTGGGGTTTTCCTGTCAGAATCGTAAGTGTTTGaagtcccaaaaaattaaatgaATCAATTTCTACTTGAGATAGAAAAAAGTTATATGGTTCATCCAGAACTTTAATTAATATGGGGTGTATATTTTTGCAGTGACATGGAAAGTAGTGTGCACGCACTCGCGTGCTAAAGAGGCTAACAAGCACCCAGCTTGTTGCGTATCATTTTCAGGGTTTGGCCAACATAAGAAAGCTAATTGTCCTACTTGTGCCTGTGGTTGTCGAAATAAAACATGCAACTCGTGAGTATTCCAAAATGTTACCCGAATTGAGTTAGAATCTATCGAAATGTACATGCATATTACGGTAAAGTGCACAGACTTATGTCCCTTTTTGCAGGAGTAGGAGAGGCCTAAGCTTTGTGCCATCGAAGATAAAGTGCACAGATCATATGTGCCCTGTTAACATCAATTGGCAGATGATGAAACCCAAAGAGAAAGGAGTAGGATGGGCAGTTAACGTTTCCATaactaactttaactaccgaatgAACTACTCAGATTGGACACTGCTTGTAAATCATCCTTCCATTAACAAGCTCACCGAAGTTCTTCACGCCAAACATAGGTAGTTAACTAATTTCAGTAAGTATCGATATTTTTTTCATCGTAGACATTACCTAAATGCCCAACTTATCAAGCAAGGCCGTTCAAATTACTCAACCTGGCCCCAGCTAGCACAGTTGGTTTGAGAATCATCCCTATTCCCAAGTGAGCTACTTGTTCAGATTAGGAGCAGGCAATATAATAGATTGGTTTAACAACAATTAACTGTCTTCACTAATTTAGCTAAATTACCTTTTCCTAATGCAGAAATGGTGGAGATAATATGGGGGGCTAAAAATAAAACCGATGTTATCACTGCAACTGGTCGTAAAGGCTCAACAGTGAGTTGGATAATGCATCTTTATAAGAACAAGTATAAAAACGATACTGCGACTCTTTCTTGTGAAAAAGATTGGCGTACTCCTAGGGAAGTCTTCTTCAATGGGGATCGATGTGTCGTTTCTTCACTCTTGCCTCTAGCAAGTGCCCGCATTCATTGATAGATAGAGCTTCATCTCCATTATCTTTCTTCTttgaacaagaagaaaataaaaatatatttctcAAAAGCATGTGACAATACAATTGTACCGATCTATAAATGTTTGGAATGGCCTGGGAATTTGAGCTATACATTGGTTGGAATAGAGCtatttcaatttatttattttttgcatacTAAAACCCATGACCAAACACCAAACAGCTAAGAGCTTCTCCATTGGTGTTATGGTCAACTTCATAGGCGGCATTATGGGAAGGCATCCTTTATCTTGTTTATTGATTAATGTTCCTAACTATTAGGGAGAAAATTCCTAACTATTAGGGATTTTCTCCAACCCACGGCCGCTTTAACCTAGCTGTCTTTTGTTATCAAAGGGGTTATAACTCAtcacaaaaaacccatccaaacaaaagtgatacaaaaaccaCAAATATTATAAACTGTCCATATTACCCTTCTACTATTTAAATcaacccaacaaaaacaaaaatcaaccacacctttaaattttatttaattatcaccaccaacaacaaaccACCAGCAACATCGCAAcagccgaccaccaccgccgaccGCCAACGCCACCGCCGACCGCCGCCTCCGACCACTACCTCCGCCACCGCAGCCGACCACTGTCGCCGACAGCCGCCGCCACCGACCTCCgtcaccgccgccaaccaccacctccaccaccatcaccaccaccgccgccgaccACCCCCACTGCCAACCGCCGCcgtcaccaaccaccaccactgtcgccaaccaccaccacgccACCACCTGCGCCAACTACCACCGCAGCCATCGACCACAACCACAAACAATCGTTGACGACGACCACCACCGTCACCGAGCAAACACCATCATTAtaaccgaccaccaccaccaaccagccGCCACCGCCACAAACAATTAATTTGATTGATCAATgttcaacaaaataagaaaaaatgatGCAACTAAACTGAAAtgagaaaaaatgatgaaaccaaactgaAGAAATGATGGAACCAAAATTTCTCGTGCAAACAATTTCTcgtgaaaaatgatgaaaccaaactgaAAATATGAtggaaccaaaattggtttcactaaaaatagatgaaaccgaaattggtttcatcatttttccacatattgtcatttcaccaataACCACCgcgaccaacaccaccaccaaccaccgtgaccaactaccaccaccaccgcgcCGCCACCATCACCACAGTCCGCCGCAATGCGTCATTGCACCACCACTACCAGCCACCTccaccatccagcaccaccacaaGCACCACAACCGTCCACCGCCATCACCAACCACCAGCACCACTGCCGACCAGCACCACCAGCACTGCGCCGTTGCACCACCACTACCAGCCACCGCCAACACCTGCTGCACCGCCACCTGCACCATGACCGCCCACCGCCATCACTGATTACCAGCACCGTTGCCGCCTACCACCGCCGTCGAACGTCATTCACCCATGTCGCCGCTGAAATCTGCCACTGCTGCCACCACTGGCACCAGCACTACAGACAACTTCCATCTTCGACTACCAATGGCACCAGCACCACCACTACCGTCATCTCCATAGCTaaaataggatgaaaccagttgtgGTTTCATCGTAaattggatgaaaccagtttttctGCTGCAGATTCCCCGGCATTGACAAACAGCTTCCCTAGTGAACCTAATATACTTTCTTCTTGACTCTCTTGTTCGTCACCGATTGGGATTAGTGGTGGCCTTACTGACAATTTGGGAGGCTTCTGATATGGACTTGAATTGATGCTCTGCTTCTTAATACAAAAAAATTGTGATGTTGATGATGTTGGCAGTGTGCAAATTAGGTTCGCTATCAAATACATAATTAAGATGAGTCAAATGTAAAAGCCAAGTGAGCAGGACAAGTGTGTACAGTTGGATAACATTAATATATATTCACTAAATGACTAAATCGTCTGTTGGTTAAGGTACATTAAACGATAGCTTCATTAGTTAATCAAACTTAAGAAACTTCTGAAACTCGTGCTTGAAAAATATAGACCTACATCTATTTTTCAGtcagagaagaataaaaagagataagcagatacaagataactttgTTTGTGTTTTAAGGATATACAAGTAACTGGCTCTATTCTAGAGTATCAACATTTGTAACATACTGCGGGTTCCATTGATGTGCACCTCAGATACTTGAAACCTATGCCAACGTACACTGAGAATGTTAAAACATCTACCATTCATTAACTTGCATGACCTAGACAAAATAAGAATCCTACAGTTTCCCTATAACTAAGACAATTACGAGATCACCAATTCTATATACTCAAACAGATGGATTAAAATAAAAAAGCAGGTTATATATACCTCAGTTCTTTCGTCACGCATCATATTAATGGCAGCAACCTCAGTAATATTTGCTAGCTCAGCTCCTACCATCCCCTCTGCCATACTAGCGACGGCCATATAATCTACATCTTCAGCATTGTCTGTCATCCTCTTCTTATTAGATTTCCACTGCTCCAGTTGAAGTTTATAATGTGCTTGAAGTTTATAATGTGCTTGAAGTTTAGATTTCCACTGCTCCAGCTGAACCATGGCAGCAACCACCATTTCCCTGTCATCTACAGCTCCACATTCCACCACTACGACACATAGCTTCTTAACTCATTCACAGCTCCATAACCTCCACCTGCATCATTTCAGTTCACAAGCCAATGCCATTATCTTCTTTATCCTGCATACCAACcaacacaaggcttcaactgGTTTAAATCCTACCAGCAATCCATGGCTTAACCTGCAATTCCAGTCCTTGCGCTAGAGCTAACACCACCAGACAACTGCACCTACATCTCTGCCATCAGACCACAGTAACAATAGCATCATCAACATTACATCTTCTTAAACACCAGTTCTCAGCACAACTTGCACTTCTTATTCAATTCCTTCTCTTCACTTCCATGACCACCTCACTGAACTGTAGTACCACCAATAAACACTTCCACTGCTTAGTCAAAATCCATCGTCATCTGCAATTTCAATAGCAGCTGAGGCATCAATTCAGTCAACACACAGCACCAAAAACtccattcatcttcttctcattcttttctCATCTGAATCTGCCCAGCAACAACATCTTGCGACTCCAGAACCCATCTCAAATCGAAATGTAGTTTGCCAAGTTCATTAATGAATCATTTCCATCATCTACAGTTCCATTTCCGGTTAACTGATTTCATTATCACCAGCAGCCACATCAGCTCATATTCGATTTCTTCTCATCTCTGTTTCATAATTCCACCACCATCATTCTTCAGATCTATCCTCAACACCAGCGACCTCATTCATTTCTCGAATTGATAGAAAAtccctaattttttcttcaagagcACCAACACAAACCCTCGATTTCTCCAGATCCCCATTTCAGTTCATCCAAAACTCCACAATTGAATTCAACAGAAGCTAGCAGAACCCATCTTCACATCTTCTCAATCTAACTCAACTCTGagtttcaatttctgaatcaacccCAGACGAGATGCAGATCCAATTTCTTGCAATCTCAGATTCAACCCATCTTGAATCTTACCAAAGTCCATCATCTCTATCTTACCCTTTTCTCATCTCCCAATTCTCGATCTATTTCTCGATCAGCAGCAACGATATttactctcaatttcaggtgataaaacagcggcagctgctgcttcttcttttctcagttttagggaaatgaataagagaaaacgtctctcgaattcttcATCTCTTGAATCAGCGTCGTTCTTCTCGTGCagttccattgttgctgctggtgatgatggtggtgggagacggaagaaagaagaaatcagagaagaagaagaaaaggtcgaagggtatgtttggcttttttaaaagtaacaaaaactaaatttacacattattatttggcttggggtttttgtcccagttttatttgaaacggtttttatttggtagaaataatatgaccggttttttcttatcactagtttgttcacctaggggttttttCACTAGAAATAATTTATTTGGTATTTATTGACcgacaaaaataataaatgttTAACAATTTTGCCGCAAAAATTCCATTGTTGTTTTATGTCTGTAAGGCTTTTATGAATTGAAACTGGTTAATGTGGAATCAGTGATTATTATCTTTTCATGTGCAAAGTTTATGCAAAATCCACGTACAGTTATTGCCCATGTTTTATTGGAACTTCAAGAGTGGATCTTCGGCAATGGTAACATGTTACGGTTCATAGGTATTCATCTTCCTCTTTACTCAAAAACTCATCATGCCTAAAGCCAAGACTGCGCCCTGCTCCTTGCTGATACAAGATTTAGGTTATTATTCAAATTCTATATAGCGATTAGATTCTCTGTAGGTTTATATTTCTAATCATATATTTTACTATCTAGCTTAAGCCCATATAATCAAAATATGATTGATTCATTGATTCATAGTAGTATCGCGAGATAGGATGATGgctccagattttttttttttttttttaatgtcagCTCCAGATAAAAAGAATGGAAAAAAGAGTTCGTTCTATGTGCAacaagaagaaaggaaaaaatcGTTAGTCATTATTTACTTTAGATTAAAAATCATTTTAAAATCTATTTTAGTTTTTAAAATGCTGACTAGGATCGCAACAAATCCTCTTGGTGAACCTCTAAAACAAGAGGTTGAGGAAGAGGATGTCTACTTACAGGTATGCCATGTCAACTTCAAGTTTATTAAAGAGGTTAGGATTGTATAAAAAAAATAGCAAAAATGGTTGTGCATCCTACGTGGACGAAGACTTTTTTATTCACAAACgctccattggagaagctctaaagaACCAACTGTCCGACACGTAATAAGTACTAACCTTTATTTCTTTGATTTCACCTTGAAAAAGAACATAAGTAAGAATCAAATTCCCATTTCTTTTCGTACTTTTTTTTGAAAGGACGTTTCTTCCGGGTGAatagttttctttcttttatccTCTCTCGAAAAAGATTGGGACACTGAGCATTGGAAAACAACAACTGTAACCTATACAAAAAATCGAGTCACCAACTCCAAAAACAGTCCACTGGAAAAAAAAATAAGTATGTTAGAAAAATAAAAGACATCAAGGCGGAGGTCACACAAATTACGCGTTCCATTTATGCATCCAGCTATCAAAGTTGCCGCTTACATTCATGCAATACATTTTGGCCGATGAAAATAGCACCTTAGATCCTAAGATATTCTCATGAGAGTAAGGAATGCATACATGGTTGTTTATATGAGATTATAAAACACTTTATTTGACAAGTGAATCTGGAGGGGATGTTGTAAGAAGACGTGAACCTGTTCATTTATGGAGCAGATATAATCAATGTATTTGGCGTGGTAGTAGAAGTCATTTGCAAGGCTCGTAATATTATAATGGTGactatttttcatgaaaaaaacatGTTTTAGACTTTAGACGACTCTAAATAACGACCGTCATATTTGGCTTTTTTCGTATGCATTTGCATTCTACCTCCGTGTCGGTGGTTGCACTCCCAAACCCAGATTGGACGTAAAATACATCAATAACAGCCCTAAATAAAGATCGTTATTCAGTGGTTTCCAAATAATTTCATATTCCTGAAACCAAGTCTCCCAAGATCTTTTGGTTTGCAAACTAGCCTCGGGCAATAAAGTATAATCCTTTGGGCTTCTCAAGGTATTTTTTCCAGAAGAAGTCTCTCTGGAGTTTATCAATTTCCTGATAAGTATTCTTGGAAAGTTTGAAGCAGTTCATATGATAGATGCTAGAAGTGGAAGTAACACTAGCAATCATTGTGGTTCTTCcatttagagagatattttcacTTTTCCAGCCAGCTAGCCTAAATTTCAGTTTGTCTATGCAAGGTTTGAAGGATTGAATCTTGTTTTTATTGGTGATGAGAGGAGATCCCAAGTACTTGTCTTTAGAATCAATCTTTTGGACCTGCATGGACCTGCATAAAGTTATTTATATTGTTTGTTATGTCAGGTCAATATTTTTACCGAAGAATATTCCTGACCTTGTAGAAGTTTATCATTTGGCCAGAAgagttactgaagttgttgaagatttcCACCAGATTTTCGCATTCCTGCATATTAGCTTTACAGAACACCACGCAATCATCTTCAAAAATGAGTTGACTAATATGTGAAGCTTCGGGGCATATTTTAGTGCCATGTATCAGCCCAAGATGTTCAGCACTAACAAGACTTCTATAGAGGACTTTCATGCAGAATATGAATACATAAAGGGTCTTAGAAGAATTTACCAGGTTCACCACTAACCAGGACATCCAGATTGTTGGTAGAAATACATTGATATATGAGGTTGCACCACTTATCACCGAATCCCATCTGTTTCATGATAGCAAGGGGGAAGGTCCAATCCACTTTGTCAAAAGCCTTGTCCATGTCAATCGTGATTCCCATTAGACCATTGTTGCTCTTTTTACAATTTTTAGTATATGTGATGGATGATTTCATGAGCAAGAGCTATGTTATCATATATTTGCTTGTCATGAATGAAATCAGATTGAAACGGGGAGATTATTTTTGGGAAGAGGGGTTTAAGTCTTTGAGCTATGAGTTTAGATATGATTTTTTAGGTGGTGTTGCATAGAGAGATGGGTCTAAAGCGGGATGGAGTAATAGGAGATCCATTTTTGGGTATGAGGGAGATGAATGTGGAGTTCATATCCTTTAAAATATATCCAGAGCTAAAGAAATGTTAAACCGTGTACACAATATCTTCTCCAACAATACTCCAGTTGGCTTAAAATAAGTTGGGGGGAAAAACCATTAGGGTTTGGTTATCACCTTCCATACTGAATAAGATATTCTTTGTTTCTAAGGCATCAAGTATAGAGAGAAGGTGTTCATTTTCAGTAGAAGTTATGGATTGGAGAATGAGATTAACGATATATAGGTTAATGGTGATGTTTTCAGCAGTAAATATTCTTTCAAAGTGATTTGTAAAGCAGTTGGTTATCTCAGAGCTCTCAGTGATCCATTCACCTTTATCATTCTGAATTGCATCAATCTTGTTTCTTCTCATTCTTTTCCTAGCAGAATCATGGAAGTACTTGGTATTTATCTCTGGTTTAATGAAGATGACCAATCTGATATCTAAAATACAACCATCAATTCTCAAAAGGAAGATAAACTTGTCTGGATCCTTACTGACAATGGTCATTTCATTGTCAAATCCCCGTATGACAGGAagatcaatgataaataaaaataagacatcCACAATCCTGTTTGGAAAAATATATGGAGTCTGGACACCTCCCCATCCATAAAAATGTTCATTTGGAAGTGTGCTCATGGAATCCTGCCTACCAGTACAAAAACTGCAAGCATCCTCAGCTATATTGATCATATATGCATTCATTGCAAAAGTGCTAAAGAAGATATAACACATACCCTCATATCATGTCCCTATCCTTTTGAGGTGTGGATAAATTTATTTGGTCCACGGCATCAACGCTTTGGTGCTGCTACCAACTTCAGCGAATAACTCAATTCCTGGTTTCATCCTGATAGCCACTCTAAGGATGAATCCCAATCTTTGCTACAATCTGTTGGTTCCTCTGCAAAGCTAGATGTGAACTCGTGttccagaagattcaacattgTGCTATTCATACTGGCAACTAGATTAAGCAACACCTTTGTTCCTACAACAGATTAATGCATAACCAAAGTCATATCCTGAATAATCTGTTTTACCAGAGATCTGTCTCAGATAACATTGGCAGAATTACTAGTGACCATAGGCATAAATTTGGTATCATGATCATTTTAATTTACATGAGCTATTGTAACATGGAAGGACATGCTAGATACCCCATTCTATACTAAGTTTGCTTTCATTGCGATGTCTTATTCAGGAATATGTGTGGGAGCAAGAAAAATTAGAGATTGCACCTCTGGAGTCACTAGATCCAGGAGAGGAGCAGAACTAGCAGTATGTTGGGCTAAAGAGTTGTAAAGAGCTAACATACACTTTCAAGTTCAAGATGATGCGACTCTGAAGGAACTGGACAAATCAGAAGTACAAGGAAGATTCAAACTAGGTTACCATCAAATAAAGGATGAAAATTTTGAAACAATCTCTTTTATCCTGGGAAAGCTGATCAGAATCTCTAAAGATCAAAACAATATGAATCTCAACCTAGCTAGCTTAACTACAAACTCTAGCCATTTAGACAATTTTAATTTGAGAGGTCCAAACTTAATGTTCTTATTTAACAATCTTCAGTCTGTAACTGTAAACAAAAATGACATAGCTCGGATCACTCCCAAAGGTCTATGCATGATGTCGGAGGCATCTCTGCAGACCAATTTGTATCGGCTGAGTAATTATCTTCTGGTAGTTCTTATTATTACCTTATATTTGGTGGCTTCATAAGGATTCAATGGCTCTAAATAACGGCCGTTATTTGGTACTCTTTCGCTTCCACATTCGTGTTCCAAATTGGACATAAAATATGTCAATGTCTCAAGTCAAACAAATACTTATTGAcatagagcagttcctatggaatgaacaaaaatgaaatttgttcattttgctcccactatggactcaacaaaaatGAAAAGCGAGTGGTTTGTTGAGTGTGTACAAGGACTGTGTGTTTCTTGTTAGGACGTGAGGAGGAAGTTTATTCGCTGGCGGGTGCAAAAAAACCGCCCAATTCTTACTCTCTCCTACTTTTCCGTTAAATACTTATATTATTTATAATGATAGTTTATTTTATATTAGATAAATTGTAAATATTCTCTAATATTATATTAACGGGgttgttttttttgttgtaaatTAAGTGGAGAGAGATTAATAGTGGAGCCACTGAATCAGATTAATTCtagatttttgttatagggaaagctgATTTATTTACGGGGAAAGCTAAAATTATTTGACCAGGGTACATCTCTTTTAACTTTGGG
Coding sequences within:
- the LOC113362740 gene encoding COBRA-like protein 4, whose product is MDTSFRVSSSIIYFFLFLSLSNTAVFSTSVVVEAYDPYDPTSNITVKWDVLSWTSDGYVGVVTITNNQIYRTVQKPGWKLGWTWAGREVVWSMVGAQAIDQGNCSRFKGNIPHSCLKTPTMVDLMPGTPFNQQVKDCCKGGTLSTRYQDVHNSMASFQISVGNAGTSNTTVRMPKKFTFVAGHDKYTCRPAKTVPSTRFITSDGRRMTRAFMTWKVVCTHSRAKEANKHPACCVSFSGFGQHKKANCPTCACGCRNKTCNSSRRGLSFVPSKIKCTDHMCPVNINWQMMKPKEKGVGWAVNVSITNFNYRMNYSDWTLLVNHPSINKLTEVLHAKHRNGGDNMGG
- the LOC113362741 gene encoding ABC transporter I family member 11, chloroplastic-like, producing MKVSFFSKMSSSYFLSPSLLSVPTITTSLVRFNPTKCKALSVSGDYSCFQVKGLTYRPPGTENNLLNDVNFSLHEKSLGLIFGRSGSGKTTLLQLLAGLVKPTSGSIHIQKYDKDGIPNQAPELLPPERVGIVFQFPERYFLADTVLEEVTFGWPRQKGSVQVKEQLALRLQRAITSVGMNGISLDEDPHALSGGYKRRLALAIQLVQVPDLLILDEPLAGLDWKARADVVKLLKHLKKELTLLVVSHDLKELSNLVDQSWRMEMGGVLKEEPLPI